A single Polyodon spathula isolate WHYD16114869_AA chromosome 6, ASM1765450v1, whole genome shotgun sequence DNA region contains:
- the LOC121316689 gene encoding suppressor of cytokine signaling 5-like produces the protein MDKVGKMWNNLKNRCQNLFHPEGGSRSENMDVNFNQCSLEEDGDICLSDAPSQRLGICPMPLQTSARRNPNCISEIPEIVEIMIDKDSEDLRTRTGMRLARRDSYTRHAPLGNKKKHFTKTQSFLETDRRFSRTCAGQQRRERRYGVSSMHDMDTASSRTLSSLSLRQRLQDTMGLCFPIRSHSRSTKALFSTKRKIHLSELMLENCPFPSGSDLAQKWHLIKQHTAPASPQTTTLLDAFDPAVTSTEDEEDRLRERRRISIEEGVDPPPNAQIHSFEATAQVNSLYKLGPKLAPGMSDLTEDNRGAAAAAVVGVPTTVVIAAAPVQIDCDSEEDTTTLCLQSRRPKQRHMSEDGHFSRQGPWKVHTQIDYIHCLVPDLLQITSNPCYWGVMDRYEAEALLEGKPEGTFLLRDSAQEDYLFSVSFRRYNRSLHARIEQWNHNFSFDAHDPCVFHSSTVSGLLEHYKDPSSCMFFEPLLTVPLNRNFPFSLQYICRAAISRCTSYDGIGMLPLPSVLQNFLKEYHYKQKVRVRWLEQEPVKAK, from the coding sequence ATGGATAAAGTGGGAAAGATGTGGAACAACCTGAAGAACAGATGCCAAAACCTGTTCCATCCCGAAGGTGGGAGCAGAAGCGAGAACATGGACGTGAACTTCAACCAGTGCTCTTTGGAGGAAGATGGAGACATCTGTCTTTCTGATGCCCCTTCCCAAAGACTGGGAATCTGCCCTATGCCCCTGCAAACCTCAGCCCGGAGGAACCCAAACTGCATCTCGGAGATCCCTGAGATTGTGGAGATCATGATAGACAAGGACAGTGAGGATCTGCGCACCCGGACAGGTATGCGTCTGGCCCGCAGGGACTCGTACACGCGACACGCCCCTTTGGGGAACAAGAAAAAACACTTCACAAAGACCCAGAGCTTTCTGGAGACAGACAGGCGCTTTAGCAGGACCTGCGCTGGGCAACAGCGACGGGAGCGGAGGTACGGGGTCAGCTCCATGCACGACATGGACACTGCCTCCAGTAGGACTCTGAGCAGCCTCTCCCTCCGACAGAGGTTACAAGACACCATGGGACTCTGCTTCCCCATTCGATCTCACTCTCGCTCCACCAAGGCTCTGTTTTCAACTAAACGGAAGATCCACCTATCAGAGCTAATGCTGGAGAATTGCCCCTTCCCCTCCGGCTCAGACCTGGCCCAGAAGTGGCACCTAATCAAGCAGCACACGGCTCCCGCCAGCCCCCAGACGACCACCCTGCTGGATGCTTTTGACCCTGCTGTCACCTCCACCGAGGATGAGGAGGACCGGCTGCGGGAGAGGAGGAGGATCAGCATTGAGGAAGGAGTCGACCCGCCTCCCAATGCTCAGATCCACTCCTTCGAGGCCACGGCGCAGGTGAACTCGTTGTACAAGCTGGGACCAAAGCTAGCTCCAGGGATGAGCGACCTGACCGAGGACAATAGAGGAGCCGCGGCAGCAGCCGTAGTGGGAGTGCCGACGACGGTAGTCATAGCTGCAGCTCCGGTACAAATAGACTGCGACTCGGAGGAGGACACCACGACTCTCTGCCTGCAGTCACGTAGGCCGAAGCAGCGCCACATGTCCGAAGATGGCCATTTTAGCCGCCAGGGCCCATGGAAAGTCCACACGCAGATTGACTACATTCACTGCCTCGTGCCAGACCTCCTGCAGATCACCAGCAACCCCTGCTACTGGGGTGTGATGGACCGCTACGAGGCCGAGGCGCTGCTCGAAGGCAAACCCGAAGGCACTTTCCTGCTCAGGGACTCTGCGCAGGAGGACTACCTCTTCTCTGTCAGCTTCCGCCGCTACAACCGCTCCCTGCACGCCCGCATTGAGCAGTGGAACCACAACTTCAGCTTCGACGCGCACGACCCCTGCGTGTTCCACTCCTCCACAGTGAGCGGGCTGCTCGAGCACTACAAGGACCCCAGCTCCTGCATGTTTTTTGAACCTCTGCTCACTGTGCCCCTCAACAGAAACTTCCCCTTCAGCCTGCAGTACATCTGCCGGGCAGCCATCTCCAGGTGCACCTCCTACGATGGTATAGGCATGCTCCCTTTGCCCTCTGTGCTCCAAAACTTCCTGAAGGAATATCACTACAAACAGAAAGTCAGGGTGCGGTGGCTGGAGCAAGAACCAGTCAaggctaaataa